Genomic segment of Triticum aestivum cultivar Chinese Spring chromosome 6A, IWGSC CS RefSeq v2.1, whole genome shotgun sequence:
AAATTAAACCAAGTATGCTCATAATGATAAAACAAGTTGAAGCGAATTAGGATAGATGATCTAACCTTAACAATATATAAAGTTTGGATGGAACTGATTTGAGCTAAGCTTAGTTTTCTTCCAGGAGATCATCTGCTAGAACCTGCACCAATAAGGAAGAGCTGCAAAAGTAAGCATGTAAGTGAATTATAGGTGTAAAAGGGTAAATGGAGATGTAATTGCTAAATGTAGATACTGTCTCCATTTTTTCTTTGACTGGATGCAAACAGCCACACTGGCAACTATACCCCTCAATTATGCAAAGCCACCAGTCCTGCCGTCTACCTCCAAAAGACACACTTCAACATTCGAAGATAACTCAGTAAGGAGAAGAGTGTGTTAGCACCAAAGCAATCAACAGTCTAATAGTAGAGGTTTCAAAGCAGGAGAATGTGTCGAAGGATGTAACTTGCGATGAGAACTCCCCTACTTAGTCGGTTGTtggcaaagaaagtaaataaatcTAATGCATATCTCTTGAATGTAGTTTGGAGTAGATACCAAATCCAAGTCTCACAGGAGATTAAGGTAATTAGCATCAACAGCAATAGCTTATTATCTTAAGACAGATATACTTGTTCTGATCAGCATCGCATCATGAAAAAACATGTCCAGGATGAATTAAATTACTGGGACTTTAACTCCTGTGCATAATCCGTACATgctacaaataaacaaaaataacaGTATGAACAAATTTGAAATATTTTAGCAATAACAGCGTAGTAAAAAAATGCAGGAACTCACGCATGAAATTGATCGGCCAGCACAAGGCAGGAAGTAGATATTAGAGAACTCGTGAGTAGATAACAGAACACTTTAGCCAAAAAAAAAATCCATCAACAACACATTTTTCAATCAAGTGAACATATCTACAAATTGCTATTATGGGTACCAAGTCATGCTATCTTACTGACAGCATCAGAAAATACTTTGCATAATAATCACTGAGATCTAAATGGAGATTAACACTTATTCTCATTGCAAATTATGTGATGGCATTCTCCAGAAGGACAGTGGTTACTACTTGCATATTGACTGGGTAATTAAAATATTAGCCTTGAGGAATATACATGTGAACATCAGAACACGGATGGTGGCATTTTCTCTTGTAGTGTTATATAGTGTATGTCTCTGAAAACTTAGATGTACTATTACCTACATATAGGTTTTAAACATATCAATGACAAAATAGTCTTTTTGCCATATTGAACTGGACTGAAGTTATTGGTCAAACAGGAGATATAGAGGTGATACTTTTCTATTTAAGTAATATGCAAGAGAAAGCTAACAGCATAAGCAGAAAACACTAGTTCAATGGAAACAACTGAAAAACACTACGTTCAAATTACATCCAACAAAATGGAATTGACTAATTGAGTGAGACAAGCTCAACCTACAAAGTTGGCATCATTTTGCCTGCTAGCTCACTCGCCACCTCTTTCTGTCCTAAATCAACCCATTCACAGAGCTATTCGAAGGGAGCATCATCCATCAATGTGCACTGACACCATTCTCTGCGTTGAGCCCATACAGCACGCCTGCATATTTCTCGGTTGATCCAGCAAAGAAGGAATCCTTGAGTTTCCAGAACGCACAAGACGTGACCAGGCTATCGGACCCGGCCTGATGTGACTCTCCAACACGCTCCACATCGAGCAACTCGGCGAGCTTGTTCAGCCCGCCGTGCAGGCTGTTGCAGAACTTCATGAGATGCTTGATGTCATAGACGGTGGGGAAATAtatcttcatcagcttgaagaacccAGCCTGTGTGTCTGGGAGGCTGTTACAGGTGAGGATTTTGAGCAGGTAGCCGAAGTCGTATCCCGCGTGGAAGGTCACCCAGTAGACGGCGTCATTGAGCACAACGCCCGAGGACATGAGCAGCTCCGCAAATCGGCGGGCGTCGACGCCTCGCTCGGCGTTGCGGCGGAAGTCGATGCCGCTGTGGCGGAGCAGCTCGATGGAGTCGGTGGCGAAGATGTCGCGCTCGTCGTCGAACTCCCGGAAGTTGAACTGCCAGACGCATCGGCGGCGTCCGGCGCCGAGGGCAGGGAGCTCGCCCGTGGGGCCCGAGAAGGTGAGCCCCAGCTGGATGAGGTGCAGCATGTCGACGTTGGCCTTGAGGGTGGCGTAGTTGTAGTCGGCCGGGGAGCGGAAGGCgccgacggggcggcagacgatGCCCGGGAATTCGGTGTCCATGGCGACGAAGGGGAACTCGTCGACGACGTCGCGGATCAGCGCGAACTCCGCCTCCAGGTTGTCCGCCCACACCTCCCGGATCTCCACCGGCTCCTCGCCGTCCACGCCGCCGTTGGCCTTGGAGATCACCGCGGCCGCGAGATCCGACATCGCCATGGCCGGCAGATTTCCTAGGGTTTGGTCGGATTGGGATGGTGGGTGGGATGGGGGAAGGCTCTGGATATTTTTAGACccgggggagggggtggtggggtGCGTGGTGGCCAGCCAGCCAGAGGACGCGCTCGCTGGTGCGGCGTCGCCTCTATCGCGAATCGACGGCTGGGATGCAAACTCCAGCTCCGGATGGACGGCTGGGGATGACCCTCTCACCTACCGGTATGCCTTCAAATTTGAAGCAGAGGTGAAGGTTGCCTTGCAAATAACGCTCATAAAGCAAAAATATAAGTAAGGTCAGTCCCGATTGGTGACGGTTCGCGGTCTGGTCCGGAGATTGCGGAGGCGATCGGGAGGCGATGGCGACCTAGTCTCTGGTGTTCTAGGGTTCCTCCATCTCGCCGCCCAGGATCGGCTTCTTTCCCCGTTAGCGAAGCGCGGTGCGTCTCCCTAGGGCCTAGGGTCGTTCACCACCAGGAACCCTAGGTTGGAGGACGTGGGGAAAGAAGGAAGAGGGATTGAACAATGGACGGAGTCGCCGGTATGTTGCGGGGTTTGAAGTTGtcggaagaggagaagaagggagTGAAGATCAGATGCGCGATGCAAGGTAAGGGGAAGGAGTGGTTGATACAGGCGGTAGGCAAGGTCATGTCGGAGAAGCTAGCCCACCCAGATGCCATCTGTCTTACCTTAGGCAAAGTCTGGTGCCCGATCAAGGGGATTGATTGCAAGGAGATAGGAGTGAATCAGTTCATGTTCACGTTCTTCCATGAATCGGGGAAGAGGAAGGCGCTCGAAGATGGGCCGTGGATGTTTGACAAAGagttggtggtggtggaggagtatgTGCCAATGAAGAGACCGGAGGATTATCAGTTCAATAACATCCCAATATGGGTTAGGGTTTACAACCTTCCTCTTGGCATGATGAATGGTGATTCAGCAGAGGATATAGGAAACCTCATTGGTGAGTTTGTTGAAGCTGACACAAGTGCAGATGGAAGCGCCTTTGGGAGATTTTTGAGGACCAAGATTCGGATGCGTATTGACAAACCGCTTATGCGGGGATTCACGctggaggatgaggaggagaaaGATAAAGGGAAGCGGGGGGTAGGAGATAGTaatggagaggaagaggaggaggctgACAGAGGATGGTGTAGGTTTGAGTATGAGTTCCTCCCAGACTTTTGTTATACTTGCGGTATCATAGGGCATGGTGACAAAGACTGTTCGATCAAGGTAGCGAAGGGGGAGAAACAACAGTATGGTAAATGGATCAAGGCTGAACTGGGCCATAGGAGAGGTGCTTCGGAAGGAGTGGGGTGGAGGAGTGGGG
This window contains:
- the LOC123128774 gene encoding probable CCR4-associated factor 1 homolog 7 is translated as MAMSDLAAAVISKANGGVDGEEPVEIREVWADNLEAEFALIRDVVDEFPFVAMDTEFPGIVCRPVGAFRSPADYNYATLKANVDMLHLIQLGLTFSGPTGELPALGAGRRRCVWQFNFREFDDERDIFATDSIELLRHSGIDFRRNAERGVDARRFAELLMSSGVVLNDAVYWVTFHAGYDFGYLLKILTCNSLPDTQAGFFKLMKIYFPTVYDIKHLMKFCNSLHGGLNKLAELLDVERVGESHQAGSDSLVTSCAFWKLKDSFFAGSTEKYAGVLYGLNAENGVSAH